The window ttttttataaaaataaataaatttattatacaataatttttattaaataacaatatgatattgttaatttttattacaatatttCCCGTACATAActactatatttttaataataaacatgAAGAGTGTGCTTTGTTTGAAACACAAAAACATAAGTGGAAGGACAGAGAAACAACCTAAAAATGGAAGGGTTGTGAGGTTGTCTTTCATCTTGCAGTTGGAATCAttgaaaaaaaggaagaaaataatattttttatatataaggaaGAGATTCACATCATTCAATAATAAGTCCAATTTTAAGAGGAAAGgtggtttttgttttaaaattcttaatttatctttatttttgtacactttcttttttattaagagtatttatataattgataaaaaaatttgtatttatataaatttatatgcatattttaCTTGCATATCAAATTAACTTTTTGTTGATTCGAGTAATATTATAgttgattttcttaaataagatCATTGTTTAAGTtatgtaaatgaaaaaatatatacttgaaATAAGAAAATCCTATTAGagataattaactaatttttttttatagagattaattattagaaaaattgataaatattttatactaataacatattaaaaaaatcatacaaataaacttaagtatcaaataaattaaaaatcattaatatttttatcaaccATGTTGATTTAAGACATTTCTTATatttcaattactcataaaaCTTGTAACATCTAAGTGATAATATGTATGAAGaaaaatgtggaaaaaaaaaagacaatcaaTGAAGAGAAATAGACAGCACATAGTTAAAATATTGTCCTACAATACAATGCAGTGCCATGTCACGCCAGAGCACTCCCTTTCGATATGGGTCTGATGTATGTATGAAGTTATGGTGCAGGTTTGTGATGGCATATGGTGTATGTGGATGCTACACTAACTGCGACGcaccaaaaaataaatgcaGTGTCACCAAATAGACACTAGTACTTTGATACTAAGACCGTGGACtgcaaaaatcaattcaatctcTATGAGACTATTATAATTCAATTAGTTTTTTCATCTGAATTCTAAGTGCATAATTATGtaatatttagaaattaaaaattgtgatatataataattttatcttactggaaaaaaaatattgcgttcaacaagataaaatattttattttggtggaacaaaatattgattagtcACCATCAAAGATTTAACTCGGttgaattgttttaaattttttatatatatctttgaTCTTTAGAAatagaataattattaattaatcattaatctgagatgaaattaagtttaaatctttttaaaaagacGTTGAACTATTTCATTtatgaaattgataaatattttatattaataatatgattataaaaaatcatgtccaaataaaattatctctcAGAAAACTTACAAGTAGTTTTGTGTAtatacaagaataaaaatattagatacTAAGGCAAGGACATTTTGGTAAAAAAGGAGATTGGAATACTCCAATTTCCAACCGAACCAAAACTGAAATGTAAAAATGTCGTTGAGTGAGTGAGTATCGCAATATGAATAGCAACAGCAATAGCATGCAGctgctttttatttatttatttatttatatttattcattgaCTGATTTTTATCTAACAAACAACGCAAacgcttctctctctctctcactctctttctttctctatacAACTTGGAagctttctctctctaaaagcAAGCAAggtcctccaccaccacctccagtCTCCCTCTTTCACACAGAGAAATACTGTGTGTGAGACCAGTTTTCGGTTCATggattccttttctcttctacaaTTCCAAACATCTATTCTTGGTATTTCTCATATTtcattcttctctctctcttttacattttttttctctctctttaatttactattttttggtTTATAACGGTGACCCGTGATGTGGATTGGATTTTTTGTTGTGCAGGTTCGAACAAGTTTTGGGCTTTTGGTGGTAATGTGGTGGGTTGAGTGATTCCTCTTGTTGCATAGCTATGGCTACAGATTCGTCTTTTGAGGGTGAATTGCTTATTTTGTCACTCTATTTGTGTGTTCTTCTTCTAATTTTCACCACTTTTTTGTTCTGTTGAAACGGAGGTGATTGAATTCTGTGAAGGATTCTTTATCTGTGTTATGTTCAGGCTCGTGAGATTTAACTTACCGCTCAATTTAACGATCCACATGTAGATTATTCTGTCTGGTATTTTAGCATTGTGACGTATCTGACTTCTCTGggttttgatttaatttgttgTGATCTCTTTGTGCCTTTTCTAAATATTGGTTGGTGATTAGCTtttgatttccttttttttttcctaaaaaaaaattagtttttcgtGATAGAGgtgcttattattattattattattattattatttagtttctattatttgatttaatttttgtttttattttcttttgtgattGTGCATCTGGGGTCGTGGAATTCACGACCTGAGCTGTGTGTAATACTTTATAGATGCATTGTAAGGGAGAAAGGTGGGTTAGTAAGCTTGTAATTTGGTATACGATGTGCCAGCTAATAAATTTTCGGGTGTATGGGTTCTATATTAGGAGTATGGAGTCTCCAATAAAGGTCAAAGGAGATTAAGTCCAACTGCCTAATTGTCTTACTTGACTAATCCATTGCACGAGGTCTCGTATGTTTCTATTACTTACTGTGTTTTCAAGTGGTTGGTATGTCCTTGTCATGCAAAGTTAACTGGTTCCAGTTGTATACCTTTTATTATATTTGCTTGTTTTGCCCTTCTTGGTAATGTTTTTGAAGTAGTCAATGTTTTAGACTATAACAAAATTGAGGCCTGGTCAGATAACATACTGGACTGATTTATTACTCATGTGAAAGATAATtgcattttatctaaaaaaaagaagataattgCATTCTTTTTGCATGTAGAAATTTAAGTATTTCTGCCTGTAGTCTCAAGAAGTTTCTAATTTCTAGTTGATGACATGTCTGGCATGAATACATGTTATGGAAGGAGTCTTTGTAGAGCCAGTCTTGTCTCCTTTACTGCTTGGAGGTTTTAAAATTGGAATACATTCATGTATCTAATGTGCtgatatatgttttctttttccttaatctCAGGCCTTGCACTTGATCCTTCTAAGTGCAGTAAATTGAGTATGGAGGAAAAAAGAGAACTTGTATATGAAGTATCTAACTGGTCGCATGGTGCATCTGAGATGCTGCAGTCATGGAGTCGTCAAGAGATTTTGCAAATATTGTGTGCAGAAATGGGGAAAGAGAGAAAGTATACTGGGCTGACAAAGttgaaaattatagaaaatctTCTAAAAATTGTTTCTGAAAAGAAATCAGGCGGGAATGAAACTGCGACAGACCCTGAACCACAATCTTCTCCTGCACCTGGTCAGAAGCCTGCCAAAAGGCAGAGAAAGTCTGAGAATCCTTCACACATCCCTGTTCCTGCGACCAGCGTTCCAGTCAATAATGGTGGTGATTCTATTAATACCACATTCTGCAAAAACTCAGCTTGCAAAGCTACCCTGAATCAATCAGATGCATTTTGCAAAAGATGTTCATGCTGCATTTGTCATCAATATGATGACAACAAAGACCCTAGCCTGTGGTTAATATGTAGTTCTGAGAATCCATTTCCTGGTGTTTCTTGTGGCTTGTCATGCCACCTTGAGTGTGCTTTAAAACATGATGGTTCAGGAATTGGCAAGGATGGTGAGCGTCCCAAGCTTGATGGAGGCTTCTACTGTGTCtcttgttggaaaataaatgatTTACTCGGGTAATCATGCTGATGCTTTTCACTTTTCAGCTTCTTGGATGACATCATGTATCCATTTAAAAATTTCTGCCTCTTTTTTTCCTATATCTTGGAAGGTCTTCTATGCTATAAACTTACTACACATGCAAATTCTTAACATGTAATAGGGTTCTAGAAGATTGTATTTGGTCACTTGTTGTTTACAAAATGCATCAAAAGACTTCCAAAATAGACAATAATGTGGAAAAAGTCAACTGAGTTGTCTTAGAATACTCTTCATGCAAGTTAAAATCTTGTCCTTCGTCATGTTAAAGTCTTCTTAGAATTCTCATGACCAATTAAATATCGGTTAGCAGAATTGTCCAGTTTAACTGTATGAAATGAGTCAATAATATTCCTCACGAccaagtattatttttaaaaaataaaataaaaaatctcctCCCTCCCTTTTCTTTTGCTGAGTTCATAAAAAGCTTTAGGTTGTGTATAATAGAAAATTGTAGCATGGCTTTATTTAGTTCATTAGGACTGATATTTCAAGATGAATATTAGGCATGATCAGTTTTGTGAAAGAGAGAGATTCATTATTTGTTGAATGTTATTTTTGATTGCTTAGCTATGGTAAGACACTCTACTCAACATTATGACCAAGATATTGTGATTGCTCAATCAAAAGATGGTAAAGTTGTTCTTTTAATGTGTGGTGTATGTGCCATATTCCTTTTAGGATGAAATTTGGGAAATATGTAAGGTAAGATCAATCTCATCTTGGCTTGTTTCTTAAAATGTATTAGATGCTGGAGAAAACAACTGATGGTAGCAAAGGATACTAGACGCGTAGATATACTCTGTTATCGTGTCTCCTTAAGCCAAAGACTTTTACAAGGAACTGAAATGTATGAAGAACTTTATAAAATTGTTGATGAAGCAGTGAAGAAACTTGAACCTGAAGTGGGTCCACTCACTGGCTCACCGGTGAAGATTGGAAGGGGGATTGTGAACAGGCTTTCTTCGGGACCTGAGGTTCAGAAACTCTGTGGTTTTGCTCtggaatcacttgattcactatCGAAAAGGATCTTGCCTTTGTCACCCAAGCCAACAAATCAAGGtgatcatctttttttttttttttgctcaattTCCCTTGTGGATCTATATCATTTACAATTTCACTTGTGGTTTGTTTTATATATGGAACTGACTACTTTACTGCTTCcgtttattttatcttaatttttatctcttatttgGTAATTGGTACAGATATTGAAATACTTGAGTGTAAAGAAGAAATGATTTTATACGGAGATTTATGTTTGGAATGGTCTCCCAAAAGTAACTTTGGATAATTGGTGGAGATACCAAAATTACTTTTGACCACATGtaataatgttaatttattttgggACCCAAAACTATTTCTGGGATCAGCAGCCAAACATGGGACATGACCAACTtcctaggtttttttttttttttttgtatatgaaCTTGTATTGGATTCTATTTCAAGGTACATAACTATGGTATTGGATGCAAACATAGAAGAGTTATcagcttattatttttttgtcactgGGTCTAGATTCTCAAAGAATGTAATAATATTGATCTCTGTGTACATACTTTACATTTTCAGATGCATATTTGCTCGCTCCAAATATGTTGAGGTTTGAAGATGTCACTGCCACTACCCTCACTATTATTTTGGGTTCTGAAGAACCCTCTGGTGAAATTCTTGCTGGTTACACCTTGTGGCATCGCAAAGTTGATGATGTGGACTATCCCATGGACCCAACTTGCACCTCGCTCTTACCAAATAGAAGGTTCAGTGTCTCGGGCCTAATTCCAGGTACAGAATACAGTTTCAAAGTTGTTTCCAATGATTTGAGGGAGTCAGGTATGTGCGAAGTTCAAGTCTCAACAGAGCATGGTGAGGAAGAAGTCCCTAATTGCTCAGCAACTGAAAGAAGTCAGAGCCCGGTAACCAACTGTAGCAGCCTTTCCAATCCATCATCCGTGGAAGATGAAACTAATAACTGTAATCCATATAGTGACCTGACTGATAACCGAGCAGACCATTATCCTTCTTATCACAAGGATAGCAACAAACTTGCTTCTGGAAATTTATCCAATGATGCTATTAACTGTTCCAATCTAGGTGGTGCGGGACTTCCTCCTGATGCAGATTCTTTGTCAGACAAACAGCATGCTGGAGGAACGACTGCCTCCATACCTAGTTCTGATGTGCTAAAGCTCGAAAACAAGCATTCACCAGAGGAACAAATCACTGAGGACATGAGCACCGATGATGGGTTGATTTCCCCAGCTCTAACAGGGAGGGAATGTGTGCCGTTAGTGGGTAGCTCGGAAGGAGGCTTGCCTAATACTCCCTGCAAGTTGGAAACACTTAAGGATGGACCTGGAAAGAATAAAAGATCTAAGTCCAGTGGCAAAGATCAAGAAAATGTATCCGGGAAAAGGGAGGGTCCCCAAGATGGAAGCACATCCAAGAAGAGAAGTGGAGAAAGGCAAGAGGAGGGCCGTGTTGCAAATGGCTTTTCGGATCGTGATTTTGAGTATTATGTGAAGGTGATTAGGTGGTTAGAGTGTGAAGGTCACATAGAAAAGAACTTCAGGCAGAAATTTCTGACTTGGTACAGCTTAAGAGCCACCCCTCAAGAAGTTAGGATTGTGAAAATATACATTGATACATTTCTTGAAGATCCTGCATCTCTTGCAGAGCAACTTGTGGACACCTTCTCGGAATGTTTGTCCAGCAAGAGAACATCAGTTGTGCCAGCGGGGTTCTGCATGAAGCTTTGGCATTGACCAGATTTTGTAGGTCCAGCTACTAGCCGCAAGCTTGCCATGCAGTAATTCtttagatttttaatatattcttcaTTTAGACAGTtcaaatacatatatttatttcaacATTATCATTCATATGATGATGTAAGAATTTTAGATTTACTTTTATTATACAATTACtatttaaattgataattttttttccaatttgcaACTCGGTCATCGATACACTTTTTGGTAGGTAACATTGAAGAATTTatactaaattaatttatctataGTTTTAGTCTTCTCTAGCTGACGAGGCTCTCAATTTGTTAAAAGTTTTTCGACCCATGAATTGAAGGTCTATTATTGGCGTGGATCTTTAATCTTCTAACAATTTTAGTGTTGACTATGTAATCGTGCAGATTAAGTGGACGATATTTTGACACATCATTAGTGAGCAATAGTGAGCAATAATTAAAGCTAATCATTGATGGAGTAATACTCAGTAAAAGTTAATGATTTATCCAGAAATTCAGAATTATTCCGCAAGTTAATCTCACTTTTATAAATGTCTGAACTCTTACGCTGCTGCTTAAAGCATGTGTTTCACTATCTTAGGGAATTTTATCAGAGGTTAGTTGAGTTGTGTTGTCAATCATGAAAGGATGAAAGTTAATAATAGTCGCGTGTTTAACGAAAGTTCCTGTCGCAAGAATAATATTATGGTTTGTTGGACCAGTCTCGCCAGTGATTATTGCAGCAATGAGTTGGTTAATGAATCACAGAATTTGATTTATCTGTTTTGTTTTTCGTTTTCCAACTTATCTCACACGAGTTGATGACTGGATTGATTAATCCTTTTCAAACCATATACATTCACTGAAGTATGTCTTCAACAAAagatttttatacataaagtcAAGAATTGAATCTTGATTAACATACTTTAAGAACTCAACTATCTACCAATGTGTGTTGAGCCTTGTTGGTTTTGGATTTATTTGGTGCAATTTGACATATCACAATGGTATGTGTGTATTTGAACGAGGGAATTGACCTTTTTCCGTGAGTTGAAGAATTGTACAAATGTGAAGCTCAACACATCTCTTATTGGGTGTTGCTAATGCGGGTGCAGCTGCGGTTGAATATGAACTTTTGAGCTCCGTACCGCATTGATTGAAATCTATGAATACTAGGACTAGATGGCCTATAAATAATCAATTGGCAAAGGTTTGACTCAAACAAATTGTTGTCAATTGGCATAGTGGTTCGCAATCACAAATATCTATTGCATGAAGATGCATAATGTATATGGTGTCCCACCATCCATTGATCACTATAGATGCATGGTTGATATTTTGAGTCAAGGTgaacaaattaaaaaggatGATATGTTCAATAACGTAATATGCACTAGAAAGGACAGGGAAATGGGAAGTATTAGAAGGAATTAAGGCctcaaaaatatcaaaatataatgGAAGGAAGTACGACATTGTGCCATAATGGGTAATTGCTAGGAGTTTCTTAGAAATTGATCAAATCGTCCACAATGTTGAAGTAGTATAGGAAAGTAGCTCGAGGATTTCAATATAACAAGatacactttatttttattcttactaTTTGAAGTAGTACAGTTTGGTTCACATAGATTTCAGACTCATAAGACATGTTCAAGAGAGACACCAGTGTGCTGTAAGTTGGTTTTGCCAGTGCAATTtgaagtcattttttatttggctAGTAGAGAAGGTTGTTTGGATTCCTACGATGTCCACATCCAgccaaacataattttataatgtgCACTAGAAAGGCCATATGAAAAAGTGGAGGAAtcgtttgtttattttatttcaacttgtTGGCACAATTTACTCAGCACCAGGAATTGGCGGGCCCCTGTCAGCACCGCAAGTGTTAATAAAATTGTGTAAAGAGATAATCAAACTCTCCCTTTTCTTGTGCCCACCGTCTACTTATACTATACACATTATTTAAGGATCACCAAAGCCTATTTCTTTAGTCCTTATGTTATGTCTAACTCTACCTCGTTCAAGATCAAACATTGATTCTTAGTTGCATAGCCCTTGTcatatctctttttttaatcaaaacctTCCATTCAACACTTATAgttgaataaaatgtctgctGCAACTTTTGCAGCTCATATTGCTGGGGCTGGCTTTGTAGGCTTGAAGTCCAACTCATCAAATCTTTGCCCCAGTACTGGATCCATAGGATGGAAAAGGAAGATTGTTTCAAATGGTTCTAAAACTTACTGCATGAAGGTGAAGTGATCAAATTCATTGTCCATATATATGATGTGTTTAAACTATAACATGATTTAATCTATTGAGTTTATACTTCCAACAGACATGGAATCCCATCAACAATAAGAAGTTTGAAACACTGTCCTACCTGCCACCCCTTTCAGATGAATCCATTGCAAAGGAGATTGACTACATGCTCAAGAAGGGATGGATCCCTTGCCTTGAATTTGATGAGGTTAGCTTCAGATAAATTTAGATTATTATGTTGTAGATTTatgctttttctttaatttcctttGGAGAAAGCAATTATATTTACATTAGAATTGTTTATATTGATTATCTAAAATACGTATAAAAGACTAGCAATTCTCATGCCATCgagaataaataaaacttaCGGATTTGACTTCTGTCAAGTAAAGGAAGTGCATCTCagataataaaatacattaataaccattgattaaaaaatcagCAGTTAAGATAGTAACTAAACTCAAAGTTTATTTgtacacattttattttattttttttgcaatttcaaTGGTTGATTTGTTGGTCAACCATAATAAATGCAATTTATTctctcaaatatatatttttttactttaagggGTTGGATGTAAAACTTTATAATTGTTACGAGCTTTGATCTAATCTAGGCTAGGTTGATTCTGTGTCGTTGTATCATGgagaattttatatatatttatgtttttccaTTGATGCTTTGGTTTTATAAAGATGGTTGTATATCCTAGTAACATGGAACTGTGTTGTTTGGAACATGAAATTAGTTGGGGTGTGTTCGTAGAGAAAACAGCCATATGCCAGGGTACTATGACGGTAGGTATTGGACATTGTGGAAGCTACCAATGTTTGCTTGCAGTGACTCTTCGCAAGTGCTGAAGGAGATCCATGAATGCAGAAGGGTGTATCCAAATGCATATATACGTTGCTTAGCATTTGATAACCAGCGTCACATGCAGTCCATGGCTTTTATAGTTCACAAACCTGATATCACTACTACCACTTGAGCCTTTTTGCTCTTGTTAATTTATCTTCATTTCCccaatttctctctctttaaaaaaatgtaatatggACTTTGCTGTTTACTTATCTAGCGGTATGAATAAGATGGAATTGGAAGTCGCAGCCGTTTGTTTGAATAGAACGTAAAGACGTTATTgagtttgttttcattttgaagTTATAATTCTACCACACATTTAGCTTGCAATTGATTACCATCACGCTGTATTTCTTAAATTAAGAGCaaatatacttttttgttttagttgc of the Glycine max cultivar Williams 82 chromosome 13, Glycine_max_v4.0, whole genome shotgun sequence genome contains:
- the LOC100819331 gene encoding VIN3-like protein 2; this translates as MATDSSFEGLALDPSKCSKLSMEEKRELVYEVSNWSHGASEMLQSWSRQEILQILCAEMGKERKYTGLTKLKIIENLLKIVSEKKSGGNETATDPEPQSSPAPGQKPAKRQRKSENPSHIPVPATSVPVNNGGDSINTTFCKNSACKATLNQSDAFCKRCSCCICHQYDDNKDPSLWLICSSENPFPGVSCGLSCHLECALKHDGSGIGKDGERPKLDGGFYCVSCWKINDLLGCWRKQLMVAKDTRRVDILCYRVSLSQRLLQGTEMYEELYKIVDEAVKKLEPEVGPLTGSPVKIGRGIVNRLSSGPEVQKLCGFALESLDSLSKRILPLSPKPTNQDAYLLAPNMLRFEDVTATTLTIILGSEEPSGEILAGYTLWHRKVDDVDYPMDPTCTSLLPNRRFSVSGLIPGTEYSFKVVSNDLRESGMCEVQVSTEHGEEEVPNCSATERSQSPVTNCSSLSNPSSVEDETNNCNPYSDLTDNRADHYPSYHKDSNKLASGNLSNDAINCSNLGGAGLPPDADSLSDKQHAGGTTASIPSSDVLKLENKHSPEEQITEDMSTDDGLISPALTGRECVPLVGSSEGGLPNTPCKLETLKDGPGKNKRSKSSGKDQENVSGKREGPQDGSTSKKRSGERQEEGRVANGFSDRDFEYYVKVIRWLECEGHIEKNFRQKFLTWYSLRATPQEVRIVKIYIDTFLEDPASLAEQLVDTFSECLSSKRTSVVPAGFCMKLWH
- the LOC100527679 gene encoding putative ribulose bisphosphate carboxylase small chain gives rise to the protein MSAATFAAHIAGAGFVGLKSNSSNLCPSTGSIGWKRKIVSNGSKTYCMKTWNPINNKKFETLSYLPPLSDESIAKEIDYMLKKGWIPCLEFDELGCVRRENSHMPGYYDGRYWTLWKLPMFACSDSSQVLKEIHECRRVYPNAYIRCLAFDNQRHMQSMAFIVHKPDITTTT